A window of Psychroflexus sp. ALD_RP9 contains these coding sequences:
- a CDS encoding response regulator transcription factor, with amino-acid sequence MIRVAIADDHQSLLDGFALKIKQMPKFKLVLQATSAEALYLNLEVSNVDVVVTDIKMKGMSGIHLTKLISESFNNIGVVAFSMFDQISAVDEIKAAGASGYVVKTSPLETLFKAIETVHNGRSFYDNAISSLAQNNQSSNYKSLLSNSETEILNLIAEGKTSEEIAEIRQSALTTIYTHRKNIIHKLKLKGKSDLLKFALENRFHF; translated from the coding sequence ATGATTAGAGTTGCCATAGCAGATGACCATCAATCTCTCTTAGATGGTTTTGCTTTAAAAATTAAACAAATGCCTAAGTTTAAGCTTGTTTTGCAAGCCACTTCAGCTGAAGCTTTATACCTTAATCTCGAAGTTTCAAACGTAGATGTTGTTGTTACTGATATTAAAATGAAAGGAATGAGTGGTATTCATTTAACTAAATTAATTTCCGAATCTTTTAATAATATTGGTGTTGTTGCATTTTCAATGTTTGATCAAATTTCGGCTGTTGATGAAATTAAAGCAGCTGGCGCTTCAGGTTATGTGGTTAAAACATCACCCTTAGAAACTTTGTTTAAAGCCATAGAAACGGTTCATAATGGCAGGAGTTTTTATGATAACGCCATTTCTAGTTTAGCTCAAAATAATCAGTCTTCTAATTATAAATCGCTCTTGTCTAATTCTGAAACAGAAATCTTAAATTTAATTGCTGAAGGAAAAACAAGTGAAGAGATCGCTGAAATTAGGCAATCAGCACTAACTACAATTTACACCCATCGAAAAAATATTATACATAAGTTGAAGTTAAAGGGGAAAAGTGATCTTTTAAAATTTGCCTTAGAAAACCGATTTCATTTTTAA
- the crcB gene encoding fluoride efflux transporter CrcB, with product MSLKSILLIFIGGGLGSIVRYYLSHLMNSYQLIKFNLGTFSVNVIGSFFIGLILGYVLKSQPENQNLISFAVIGFCGGFTTFSSFSYDNFLLLKQGDYLQFLMYAVGSLVVGLLAVAIGFLITKY from the coding sequence TTGTCCTTAAAAAGTATTTTATTAATCTTTATTGGCGGTGGCTTAGGCAGTATAGTTCGTTATTATCTAAGCCACTTAATGAATAGCTATCAGTTAATAAAATTCAATCTAGGAACGTTCAGCGTTAACGTTATTGGTAGTTTTTTTATAGGCCTTATTTTAGGTTATGTTTTAAAATCGCAACCTGAAAATCAAAATCTAATTAGTTTTGCTGTCATAGGCTTTTGTGGCGGTTTTACGACATTTTCAAGTTTTAGCTACGATAATTTTCTGTTACTTAAGCAGGGAGATTATCTTCAATTTTTAATGTATGCAGTAGGCAGTTTAGTGGTTGGTTTATTAGCTGTAGCCATAGGCTTTTTAATCACCAAATATTAA
- a CDS encoding sensor histidine kinase: MRKIILLVLVLSALDFCLGQTPEIDSLFERGQVKEIKERLKSNQFAPKDRLLIKANYYNFTKQLNEGFKTLAKLDTLKLTVEQKAYYFNILGDLYDRNTNYDLAVNHLQRAQELFLETGHELRYNEINLDLFYILLEGNFIGERTNYLDLYAKTARKLNNSNQLANLQIELAFNSLDTLDNSTFLNYFDKAFYYNSLDENPLTYGMLNAYKALFYIDVEFNKDSANAYLQKSLKIYEDLNLSNKSLLIYINFSEVERIQGNYKASIKYLKQANNYRDLSFDYDLTAFNYELLAQDYKALGQYDSAYYYLDASMKYLDSLNIEKQNIALTRFETERKEKQNLILKQENQRQQNLIYASFSGFILVIFLSFLVYKNIKRKQLIAEQAIEIQFQKNQQLLKEQELKSVDAMLMGQDRERKRIASDLHDQVGGNLASINAYFSVLKDQISDQNQREVFNTTYNLLSKTYQDIRTLAHKNNSGISAEKSLIRSIKDLKQTISQLHNIQVNLSVFNSEIKLPSYIEVSLFRMIQELSTNTIKHAEASLLDISVNVFDSSVNIIIEDNGKGFDPEQIKSSGMGLKTIEERVEALGGTFDIDTQIGRGSTFIINVNYD; this comes from the coding sequence ATGCGGAAAATTATTTTATTGGTATTGGTTTTAAGCGCCTTAGATTTTTGTTTAGGGCAAACACCCGAAATAGATAGTCTTTTCGAGCGAGGACAAGTTAAAGAAATAAAAGAGCGATTAAAAAGCAATCAATTTGCACCTAAAGATAGACTGCTAATTAAAGCCAATTATTATAACTTTACTAAGCAACTTAACGAAGGGTTTAAAACCTTAGCAAAATTAGATACATTAAAACTTACAGTTGAACAAAAAGCTTATTATTTTAATATTTTAGGCGATTTATATGACCGTAATACTAATTATGATTTAGCTGTAAACCATCTTCAAAGAGCTCAAGAATTATTTTTGGAAACAGGACATGAATTGCGCTATAATGAAATTAATCTTGATTTATTTTATATTTTGCTTGAAGGTAATTTTATAGGTGAACGTACAAATTATCTTGATTTATATGCAAAGACAGCTAGAAAACTCAATAACTCTAATCAGTTAGCCAACCTTCAAATTGAACTTGCTTTTAATAGTTTAGATACATTAGATAATTCAACTTTTTTAAATTATTTTGATAAGGCATTTTATTATAACTCTTTAGATGAAAATCCTTTAACTTACGGTATGTTAAATGCTTATAAAGCATTGTTTTATATAGATGTTGAGTTTAATAAAGATTCAGCTAATGCCTATCTTCAAAAGTCACTCAAAATTTATGAAGATTTAAATCTATCAAACAAATCACTCCTTATTTATATTAATTTTAGTGAAGTAGAGCGCATTCAAGGTAATTATAAAGCCTCTATAAAATATTTAAAACAAGCTAACAACTACAGAGATCTCAGTTTCGATTACGATTTAACAGCTTTTAATTATGAATTACTTGCTCAGGATTATAAGGCACTTGGTCAATACGACTCGGCTTATTATTACCTTGATGCTTCGATGAAATATCTTGATAGTTTAAATATTGAAAAACAAAATATTGCCTTAACACGTTTTGAAACTGAACGTAAAGAGAAGCAAAATCTAATATTAAAACAAGAAAACCAGCGGCAACAAAACCTAATTTATGCAAGCTTTAGCGGTTTTATACTTGTAATTTTTCTCTCTTTTTTAGTCTATAAAAATATCAAGCGTAAACAATTAATTGCTGAACAGGCTATTGAAATTCAATTCCAGAAAAATCAGCAACTATTAAAAGAGCAAGAACTTAAATCTGTCGATGCCATGCTAATGGGGCAAGACAGAGAGCGAAAACGAATTGCAAGTGATTTACACGATCAGGTTGGTGGTAATTTAGCATCGATTAATGCCTACTTTTCAGTCCTAAAAGACCAAATCTCAGACCAAAATCAACGAGAAGTCTTCAATACAACCTATAATTTACTTTCTAAAACTTACCAAGATATTCGTACTTTGGCACATAAAAATAATAGCGGAATATCAGCAGAAAAAAGCTTAATTCGTTCTATAAAAGATTTGAAACAAACCATATCTCAACTTCATAACATACAAGTTAACCTTTCTGTATTTAATTCAGAAATTAAACTTCCTTCATATATTGAAGTTTCTCTATTTAGAATGATACAAGAACTTTCTACAAATACCATTAAACACGCTGAAGCAAGTTTACTTGATATTAGTGTAAACGTCTTCGATTCATCAGTTAACATCATTATTGAAGATAACGGAAAAGGGTTCGATCCGGAACAGATAAAATCATCCGGAATGGGTTTAAAAACGATTGAAGAACGAGTTGAAGCGCTTGGTGGTACGTTTGATATTGACACACAGATAGGTCGAGGTTCAACCTTTATTATTAATGTAAATTATGATTAG
- a CDS encoding T9SS type B sorting domain-containing protein, which translates to MKFNKLLVLIALFFSSIILAQDFDMVDGQTVNTDQGNFFDPGGDAASVDQGTYTYTICPESNGFFSTISFSEFLLGPHTLTIYDGDSDTAPILASYTGSIDGDGPVSGQLLSATDTTPSGCLTFVLEASNSNPAFTGWIAEIGTQPGCIPDAPELVNTDNIVNVQNDPVYQADNIDYIVYFNEQFSLTAVAEFQDNFAQETATYNWNFGDGTTLQGTTNASFQNEVSHQYGELCDFTVNLDLSDGYNCDRDNLSFTVRVILNPNSSPGSVNLDAGEDVRICEDPGTPVTVNLEASYLDVKESTAYAVQDISSEYPSNLPYIFDPCYGSESNVFTELNSDDDWSSVLTLPYEVNFFGNCYDDVIITDNGAVTFDIAGTGQGSERYAPLGYAGWSYNQGIPADGGGNEPPFINAIFGVMQDLFPGASPADYSINFGFLESQDGKSDRFVFNIYNTSQYGCTDQLQTSQIILYQTTNVIEVYVQNKDVCSWNSGSSVIGIQNQDASLAYVAPGRNAGGASWQAQNEAWRFIPDGGNSITSFRWLDENGNVVSTSENFSPQVTQNRVFTAEVTYNDGCNITTLTDEVEVLYESDIELTLDPDTYYPCAGEELLLEAEVIENNSVVVNYEWFRVDENGNMTAIPDSNSRFLNVSESGTYMINAIGGNCDLTASAEVIYLEGFNADDPEDIILCNYNQSTFDLTTIGGFNSISGFDITYYDDYDADTGTLSNPINDPQNYPLNGTTNQYDIYVELANQTNTACTNIASFNIIIYEATVGSTGYTVEDVCISEGETEVIDLTDGGSNTSIALNGQSSSDYSVTYYSANPQSSPESDIADPENYEINTTDNLGPNTIWVSVDNVSSGFCDAQASFTFNVNLAPGITGDDSVFQSCEGTILNLNEDYADLFNNNSTSVPTNILFYYSLNDAEADNPITDPTSVVFTPDNNEQQEFFVKILNTNSSCESDIVRFIIENNPPEVGSTVDLEQCGDFTQTQTFDLTQNEANIIGSQSGSFVIEYFTTQADAEAGLNSISDQGLDITDYSPINSEQDIFVRIEDSTNELCFSVGSFKLILNEVEVSSVQDLESCIDPVTGVAEFDLIQNTGLAFGEDQDETTHAVRYLDASNNEISNPEAYEVSSSATITVEVTNQNDQSCTATETFNLSITPQPEVTPASVLEVCINYEDGGDNTIDLTIKDSEINSLATGDIVEYYVSQTAYENDNAIATPESFNLAENQTEIYAAVLNSVSGCRSEVTSFNIENVIPLVDISGYEGQSVCIDENGDLVNTATSPPIIETGLSATNYDFVWLLDGVEIVGETSPSITATEAGVYTVEVTNALAQQITSCVNTSSAEIIESGQIDFELAILTDSFQNNEHGIGVTITEVGLGDYEFRLDYGEWVDLEEGQTELIFSDVPGGMHVITARDKNGCGEVSKEITLIDYPEFFTPNADGYNDNWQLNNTTMTNLDVSEVNIFDRYGKHLYKLTPDQAGWDGTYQGEVLPSDDYWFTIDYIEPRTGEKTIFKSHFTLKR; encoded by the coding sequence ATGAAATTTAATAAATTACTCGTTTTAATAGCGCTGTTTTTTTCAAGCATTATCTTAGCACAAGACTTTGATATGGTAGATGGGCAAACAGTAAACACTGATCAGGGTAACTTTTTTGACCCAGGTGGTGATGCTGCTTCTGTCGATCAAGGTACTTATACCTATACCATATGTCCAGAAAGTAATGGTTTTTTTTCTACAATATCATTTTCAGAATTTTTATTAGGACCGCATACTTTAACAATATATGACGGCGATTCAGATACAGCACCAATTTTAGCAAGCTATACAGGAAGTATAGACGGAGACGGCCCAGTTTCTGGTCAATTATTATCGGCAACAGACACCACACCGTCAGGTTGTTTAACTTTTGTTCTTGAGGCCTCGAATAGTAATCCTGCATTTACAGGTTGGATCGCAGAAATTGGGACACAGCCAGGTTGCATTCCAGATGCGCCAGAGCTTGTAAATACCGATAATATAGTTAATGTTCAAAATGATCCTGTTTATCAAGCAGATAATATCGACTATATCGTCTATTTTAATGAGCAATTTTCACTAACAGCTGTAGCTGAATTTCAAGATAATTTTGCGCAAGAAACGGCTACTTATAACTGGAATTTTGGTGATGGTACAACACTACAAGGGACTACAAATGCATCGTTTCAAAACGAAGTTTCACACCAATATGGTGAACTTTGTGACTTTACAGTTAATTTAGATTTAAGTGATGGTTATAATTGTGACCGAGATAATTTAAGCTTTACTGTTAGAGTTATATTAAACCCTAATAGTAGTCCAGGTTCAGTAAACTTAGACGCAGGCGAAGATGTAAGAATTTGTGAAGATCCAGGCACGCCAGTAACTGTTAATTTAGAAGCTTCTTATTTAGATGTTAAAGAATCTACGGCTTATGCTGTACAAGATATCAGTTCTGAATATCCTTCTAATTTACCCTATATTTTCGACCCTTGTTACGGTTCAGAGTCTAATGTATTTACAGAATTAAACTCAGATGATGACTGGTCTAGTGTGTTGACATTGCCTTACGAAGTAAATTTTTTTGGTAATTGTTATGATGATGTTATTATAACAGATAACGGCGCAGTTACCTTTGATATTGCAGGAACCGGCCAAGGATCAGAACGTTATGCGCCATTAGGTTATGCAGGTTGGAGTTATAATCAGGGTATTCCAGCAGATGGTGGTGGAAATGAGCCACCATTTATCAATGCTATTTTTGGTGTGATGCAAGATTTATTTCCTGGAGCATCACCAGCAGATTATTCAATCAACTTTGGGTTTTTAGAGAGTCAAGATGGTAAAAGTGACCGTTTTGTTTTTAATATTTATAACACGTCGCAATATGGTTGTACAGATCAGTTGCAGACCTCTCAAATTATTTTATACCAAACCACCAATGTGATTGAAGTTTATGTACAAAATAAAGATGTTTGTAGTTGGAATAGTGGTAGTTCAGTCATAGGGATTCAAAATCAAGATGCTAGTTTAGCTTATGTAGCACCCGGTAGAAATGCAGGTGGTGCCTCATGGCAGGCACAAAATGAAGCTTGGCGTTTTATTCCAGATGGTGGTAATAGCATTACAAGCTTTAGATGGTTAGATGAAAACGGTAACGTGGTTAGTACGTCTGAAAATTTCAGCCCACAAGTCACTCAAAATCGTGTATTTACAGCTGAAGTTACCTATAATGATGGATGTAATATCACAACTCTTACTGATGAAGTAGAAGTTTTATATGAGAGCGATATTGAATTAACTCTAGATCCAGATACATATTATCCTTGTGCTGGTGAAGAGCTTTTACTTGAAGCTGAAGTTATTGAAAACAATAGTGTTGTTGTAAATTATGAATGGTTTCGAGTTGATGAAAATGGCAACATGACAGCAATTCCAGATTCAAATTCTAGATTTTTGAACGTTTCGGAGTCAGGAACTTACATGATTAATGCTATCGGTGGTAATTGCGATTTAACAGCTAGTGCTGAAGTCATCTATCTTGAAGGTTTTAATGCTGACGATCCCGAAGATATTATCTTATGTAATTATAACCAATCTACCTTCGATCTAACAACTATAGGAGGCTTTAATTCAATTTCAGGTTTTGACATAACCTATTATGACGATTATGATGCAGATACAGGAACACTAAGTAATCCGATAAATGACCCTCAAAACTATCCCTTAAATGGGACAACTAATCAGTATGATATTTATGTTGAGCTTGCTAATCAAACCAACACAGCTTGTACAAATATTGCTTCCTTTAATATTATAATTTATGAGGCTACAGTAGGTTCAACTGGTTATACAGTAGAAGATGTTTGTATTAGTGAAGGCGAGACCGAAGTTATTGACCTTACAGACGGTGGTTCTAATACTTCAATAGCACTTAATGGTCAGTCATCTAGTGATTATTCAGTGACCTATTATTCTGCTAATCCACAAAGTTCTCCAGAATCAGATATTGCTGATCCTGAAAATTATGAAATTAACACAACTGATAATTTAGGACCTAACACCATTTGGGTGTCTGTTGATAATGTCAGCTCCGGGTTTTGCGATGCCCAAGCTAGCTTTACATTTAATGTTAATTTGGCACCTGGTATCACTGGAGACGATTCTGTTTTTCAGTCGTGTGAAGGAACTATCTTAAACTTGAATGAAGATTATGCAGATTTGTTTAATAATAATAGTACATCTGTGCCTACTAATATTTTATTCTATTATTCTTTAAATGATGCTGAAGCAGACAATCCAATAACTGATCCTACATCTGTTGTATTTACTCCTGATAATAATGAGCAACAGGAGTTTTTTGTAAAAATTCTTAACACGAATTCTTCATGTGAGTCAGATATTGTAAGATTTATAATTGAAAATAATCCGCCTGAAGTTGGAAGTACAGTAGATTTAGAACAATGTGGTGATTTTACTCAAACTCAAACTTTTGATTTAACTCAAAATGAAGCAAATATCATAGGTAGTCAATCAGGAAGCTTTGTGATTGAATATTTTACAACACAAGCAGACGCTGAAGCAGGGCTAAACTCTATCTCAGATCAAGGCCTTGATATTACAGATTATTCTCCAATTAATTCTGAGCAAGATATTTTTGTTAGAATAGAAGATAGTACAAATGAATTATGTTTTTCTGTTGGTAGTTTTAAGCTGATTCTAAACGAAGTCGAAGTTTCATCAGTTCAAGATTTAGAAAGTTGTATAGACCCAGTTACTGGCGTAGCTGAATTTGATTTAATCCAAAATACAGGATTAGCATTCGGTGAAGATCAAGATGAAACGACACATGCAGTACGTTATTTAGATGCTTCTAATAATGAGATAAGCAACCCTGAAGCTTATGAAGTTTCTAGTTCAGCAACGATAACAGTAGAAGTAACCAACCAAAACGACCAAAGCTGTACAGCTACTGAAACATTTAATTTAAGCATTACACCACAGCCAGAAGTAACACCAGCAAGTGTTTTAGAGGTTTGTATAAATTATGAAGATGGCGGAGATAACACGATAGATTTAACAATAAAAGACTCAGAAATTAATAGCTTAGCTACAGGTGATATTGTTGAATATTATGTATCTCAAACAGCTTATGAAAACGATAATGCAATAGCAACTCCAGAAAGCTTCAACTTAGCAGAAAACCAAACAGAGATTTATGCAGCTGTACTTAATTCGGTATCAGGATGTCGTTCAGAAGTAACATCATTTAATATAGAAAATGTAATACCACTGGTTGATATTTCAGGCTATGAAGGTCAAAGTGTTTGTATAGATGAGAATGGTGACTTGGTAAACACAGCCACTTCACCACCAATTATAGAGACTGGATTGTCAGCAACAAATTACGATTTTGTATGGTTGTTAGATGGTGTAGAAATTGTAGGGGAGACATCGCCAAGTATTACGGCAACAGAAGCAGGCGTATATACAGTAGAGGTAACGAATGCTTTAGCGCAACAAATTACCAGCTGTGTAAATACGTCATCAGCAGAAATTATAGAAAGTGGTCAAATAGATTTTGAATTAGCGATTTTAACTGATAGTTTTCAAAACAATGAACACGGAATAGGTGTAACAATTACGGAAGTTGGATTAGGAGATTACGAATTTAGGTTAGATTATGGAGAATGGGTTGACTTAGAAGAAGGACAAACAGAGCTTATATTTAGTGATGTTCCAGGCGGCATGCATGTAATTACGGCCCGAGATAAAAATGGTTGTGGAGAAGTCTCCAAAGAAATCACACTAATAGATTATCCAGAGTTTTTTACACCCAATGCAGACGGATATAATGATAATTGGCAGTTGAACAACACGACAATGACAAATTTAGATGTTAGCGAGGTTAATATATTTGATCGTTATGGCAAGCACTTGTATAAATTAACACCAGATCAAGCCGGTTGGGATGGCACTTATCAAGGCGAAGTTTTACCATCAGACGATTATTGGTTCACGATAGATTATATAGAACCGCGCACAGGAGAAAAAACAATATTTAAATCACACTTTACTTTAAAACGATAA
- the pepT gene encoding peptidase T, with protein MLDTKQLLDRFISYVTIDTQSNPNSKSTPSTDKQWNLAKKLHQELLDIGLEDVSIDENAYVMATLPSNVSHEVPTIGFISHFDTSPDFSGTNVNPQIHENYQGGDIILNKAKDIVLSPAYFEDLNKYIGNTIITTDGTTLLGADDKAGVTEIVSAMAYLIEHPEIKHGKIRVGFTPDEEIGRGAHKFDVEKFGAEYAYTMDGSEIGELEYENFNAAEAKIHFHGRIVHPGYAKGKLKNAMYMATEFVESLPKNEVPEKTEGYEGFFHLTEMNGEVEKAYLHYIIRDHDKTKFEARKELIYKLGQLLKDKYGEDAVTVEVNDQYFNMKEQVLPIKHIVDIAEEAMKSLNITPILKPIRGGTDGAQLSYMGLPCPNIFAGGHNFHGKFEYLPLENLIKATEVIIKIAELTAKKTK; from the coding sequence ATGCTGGACACTAAACAATTACTTGATCGATTTATAAGCTATGTAACTATAGACACACAGAGCAACCCTAACTCCAAATCGACCCCGAGCACAGACAAGCAATGGAATTTAGCTAAAAAACTACATCAAGAACTACTGGATATTGGTCTCGAAGACGTTAGCATTGATGAAAATGCTTATGTTATGGCTACTTTGCCATCTAACGTAAGTCATGAAGTACCTACTATTGGTTTTATTTCTCATTTTGATACTTCACCAGATTTTTCGGGTACTAATGTAAACCCACAAATTCATGAAAATTATCAAGGTGGCGATATTATTCTAAATAAAGCCAAAGATATCGTACTCTCACCAGCCTATTTTGAAGATTTAAACAAATATATAGGTAACACTATCATCACAACAGATGGAACTACTCTTTTAGGAGCTGATGATAAAGCTGGCGTTACTGAAATCGTTTCAGCAATGGCTTATCTTATTGAACATCCTGAAATTAAACACGGAAAAATAAGAGTTGGTTTTACACCTGATGAAGAAATTGGCAGAGGCGCACATAAATTTGATGTTGAAAAGTTTGGTGCTGAATATGCTTACACAATGGATGGCAGTGAGATAGGAGAATTAGAATACGAAAATTTTAATGCCGCTGAAGCTAAAATACACTTTCACGGCCGTATTGTACATCCAGGATATGCCAAAGGAAAACTTAAGAATGCTATGTACATGGCGACTGAATTTGTAGAAAGTTTACCTAAAAATGAAGTTCCTGAAAAAACTGAAGGTTATGAAGGCTTCTTTCATTTAACTGAAATGAATGGGGAAGTTGAAAAAGCTTATCTACATTACATTATTCGCGACCATGATAAAACAAAATTTGAAGCTAGAAAAGAGCTTATTTACAAACTTGGTCAATTATTAAAAGACAAATATGGTGAAGATGCCGTGACAGTTGAAGTAAACGATCAATATTTTAATATGAAAGAACAGGTTTTACCTATAAAACATATTGTAGATATAGCCGAAGAAGCCATGAAAAGCTTAAACATTACTCCTATTTTAAAACCTATTCGCGGTGGAACTGATGGCGCGCAACTTAGTTATATGGGATTACCATGTCCTAATATTTTTGCTGGAGGACACAATTTTCATGGAAAATTTGAATATTTACCCCTAGAAAATCTAATCAAAGCCACAGAGGTAATCATTAAAATAGCTGAATTAACAGCTAAAAAAACAAAATAA
- a CDS encoding adenine phosphoribosyltransferase has translation MKLEKYIRTVNDFPKKGISYKDITPLLQDASATKQVVKKLAEPLKKERITKVVGIESRGFLFGMLLASELNAGFTPIRKPGKLPFNVVSQSYDLEYGTDQIEIHRDALNMSDKVVIHDDVLATGGTAQAACKLINKLGGNIIELNFLIELDDLKGKEKIIGYPYRSLLNY, from the coding sequence ATGAAATTAGAAAAATATATCAGAACGGTAAATGATTTTCCTAAAAAAGGAATTTCCTATAAAGATATTACACCATTACTGCAAGATGCTAGTGCAACCAAACAGGTTGTTAAAAAATTAGCTGAACCTTTAAAGAAAGAGCGCATTACAAAGGTTGTTGGTATAGAATCAAGAGGTTTTTTATTTGGAATGTTGTTAGCAAGTGAATTAAACGCAGGTTTTACTCCAATTCGTAAGCCAGGTAAATTACCATTCAATGTCGTAAGTCAGTCTTATGATTTAGAATATGGCACTGATCAAATTGAAATTCATCGAGATGCTTTAAATATGAGTGATAAAGTTGTAATTCATGATGATGTATTGGCAACTGGTGGAACTGCACAAGCAGCCTGTAAGCTAATCAATAAATTGGGTGGAAACATTATTGAGCTTAATTTTTTAATCGAATTGGATGATTTAAAAGGTAAAGAAAAAATAATTGGTTATCCATATCGAAGTTTACTTAACTATTAA
- a CDS encoding 2-hydroxyacid dehydrogenase: MSIVLVCNHRDPKPWVKAFKNKNPNLDIQVYPDIKDINSVNFAISWQHEHGVFSQFPNLKVIASMGAGVHHILRDKTIPKSIKVTRIVDDNLTKDMADFVLLNCLYGIRNLKFHAQNQLDKHWEIKAYRQPEDIKVGIMGFGVLGKAAAKKLKLNGFMVNSLSKSRKKIEGIKSYIENELDQFLAESQILVCLLPITEDTKAILNHDNLKKLPQNAQVINVARSQHLVEDDLIQLLDDGHLSLACLDVFQTEPLPKDSRLWSHPKVSVTPHVASMTDPDSVVNQILDNFNRMKNNESLKNEVDREKAY; the protein is encoded by the coding sequence ATGTCTATAGTTTTAGTTTGTAATCATCGTGACCCAAAGCCTTGGGTTAAAGCCTTTAAAAATAAAAACCCAAACCTTGATATTCAGGTTTACCCAGATATTAAAGATATTAACTCTGTTAATTTTGCTATTTCTTGGCAACATGAGCATGGTGTTTTTAGTCAGTTTCCTAACCTTAAAGTTATAGCCTCAATGGGTGCTGGTGTTCATCATATACTCAGAGATAAAACTATTCCTAAATCTATTAAAGTTACTAGAATTGTAGATGATAATTTAACAAAAGACATGGCAGATTTTGTGTTATTAAATTGTTTATACGGGATTAGAAATTTAAAATTTCATGCTCAAAATCAACTTGATAAACATTGGGAAATCAAAGCTTATCGACAGCCTGAAGATATAAAAGTCGGTATCATGGGCTTTGGCGTTTTAGGCAAAGCAGCTGCAAAAAAACTTAAGCTTAACGGATTTATGGTTAATAGCTTATCAAAAAGCAGAAAAAAAATTGAAGGTATTAAAAGCTATATAGAAAATGAACTCGACCAATTTCTAGCTGAAAGCCAAATCTTAGTTTGTTTATTACCTATAACTGAAGATACAAAGGCTATATTAAACCATGATAACTTAAAAAAGCTTCCCCAAAATGCTCAAGTTATTAATGTAGCTAGAAGCCAACATTTGGTTGAAGATGACTTAATTCAGCTTTTAGATGATGGTCATTTATCATTAGCTTGTTTAGATGTTTTTCAAACAGAGCCTTTACCGAAAGATTCTAGATTATGGTCACATCCGAAAGTTTCGGTAACACCTCACGTGGCTAGCATGACAGACCCTGATTCTGTTGTTAATCAAATTTTAGATAATTTCAACAGGATGAAAAACAATGAGAGCCTTAAAAATGAGGTAGATAGAGAAAAAGCTTATTAA